In Scleropages formosus chromosome 6, fSclFor1.1, whole genome shotgun sequence, the genomic stretch CTGCATGGTAAATGGACACACTAACCCGAAGACACGCATGAAGCCCTTCAAGTACCTTTACTTTTACAGATGAGTGCCAACACCTTGGCCTGTGTTCCTCATTGGAGAAGACCCCATACACAGCCATTATTGAAAAGCTACTACACATTCTCTCAGGACCTACACATCTGTGGCAATTAACAGTGCCTAAAgactcttcacacacacacgctccccAGCATTCATCTTTGTTAGCCTAGGAAAAATCTACACAATTACAAGCATGCTGTGCACTCCCTTGTGAAAACTATAGTTCACTTTCCACCATTGTGCTCATACAGAATGTGACTCATCACAGTGTTTCTAAATTCTAATCTTGGTAAACTACAGTTGCAGGCCAGTTCTCTTTCCAATGACATTCTCTGATAATTATGTTTAATTAAACCACCAAATGAACACTAGACTGCACTGAATGCCTTCAATCACAACTTCTTCATAAAAGACTCATTGCGGATAACTGTGAAGATGTGCCAAATCAAGACATGTATTCCATTAACAGCGCAGTATGGACTATTTTATTCATAGTCCAGCTGGAATAAAACCAATCCTACAAGGAGCCAGAAGTGAAACACCCATGCCTTTTGGATGGGTTTCAGAGCATCCCATCATCAGTAAGAGAATTTTTCAATCTCAGTACAGGATAATTAACACAAACTGTTCTGTTTCAACCCAACATTCCACCCTGGATTCAGAACCGCTAAGTCACACAgtcaaagtacattttcaaaaaggaaaaaacaagtaCAGATTTTTACCACTGACAAGAATTAATAGTAGGTGGACTACTGTTCAACGGTAGATGCTTCATAATGGGCCATCAGTCTTTTACCCATAACTTTTATGTCTGGAAACCCCTTTGGGGAAGTATTTTAAGGGTCTGACAAGAGCCTGATGGCCCAGCCCAGCAGGGATCTGCCAGTCATAAGCAAAACGCTGTGAACTACAAAACATGAACTTATCTTTTCATTCAAAAAGAAAGACTGTAACAAAAAAACAGTTACATCACAGACTGCCTTCTACCTTCAGGGCCCACTGATGCCCCGTACCTGTAGTGGTCTTTTTCCAGCTCATCCTTCAGCTTCAGGCCCTGGACTCCAGACAGAGGCAGTCTCTTCCTGCTCCATGACTCTGTGTGTGCCATATTTTGGACTACCAGCAGATTACAGTTCTTACCAGACAGCCTGAAGGGAGGAACCAGGCAGTAACCTGAAACATAAGTGGCATGGCACAGCACTTGTAAGGACCAGAGCCTTCAAAGGCAGCAGGGACCCAAACCTGAGCCAGGACTCCACTGCTCAGCATTACAGAATTCCAGTTAAATGAAAGGGGAGTAAGTCCAACTTAGGGaggtattaaaataaaaatgaaaaaattactgtTCTGCTCATGTCACAAAATAGCTTCAAAGAATATCTTTTATGTAAGTAGCCAGTCCAAAAATAATGGCTACCCATGTTATTAAACGAGCACTTGCAGATCATAATGCTGAATAATCCTGATAAGCAAGAATATGCAAGAGGAGTTCCTCCAAGGTTTCTGCCTCTGCTGAAACTACATTCTGCACACTGTAGAGTGGCAGCATACTGAAAGCATTTCCCAAGCCCCTGCTACTGctccatttcagtttttacactCACTGTATACTGGCAGCACTGGGAGCAATGACACTAGCAGCACATGCTGTTGGCTATTAATTGGTTTTCATTATAACTACTGCTGCTCAGAATGAAGTTTTATTATTGAACAACATCAGAATGATTGAAAAGCCAGATATCACCACTATTAAACAACTCAGACACTCATTTTTCCTTATTCCACAGCGGTTTCATAAATGAGGTGTCTGGAAGTTATATCTGTGTGCCATAAAAAGTTCAGTATATGTGAGAAATGCAAACATAGCTTTTGAGTGCCAATAAATAGAGCATTACATTGTTtgtataattaaaacattttcctgcacagctgacatttttatccaaagtgacttattatTAACCGCACAAATTTCTCTTGAAATTGTAGACTTTATGCCCATAGCCATAACCACAACACTGTCCATTGTCATAATGGCTCAGAACAGTCATGTGGACTGAAAAATTGGATGGAAAACTCATGGTAAAGTACCTATCGATCGCTTGTTCGGAACAGCCAGGTGAAGGATGCCCAGGAGGAAGTTGATGAGCTCGGGCACGAATCGTTGCGAGAGGGTCACATATTCCACGGTCAGGCAGCACAGAGCTAATCCTGAGGTCACTTCCTCCAAGGAACTCACATGAGACTGGGGTAAACAATCAAAAGCCTCCCATCACTATAAATTCAAACGCTTAAACATTATTAGTGTTTAACCTTTGGTTTTTAAGGGGGGGGATTTTTACTTTTGCTTAGATTAGGGGTAATGGACATTCACACCTGCACACTGAAGTGAAGGCATCCTTTTCTTTCAGCTTTCGTCACAAAAGCACAACCATTTCATAAAATATTGCCTGTTTCAGTAACAAAAGAAAGTCAAACATTTCTGACATCTACTTTTCACATTGGCACAACTGAAACTACCATTTCATGAGGATACAGATTCATACTCTGTGGCCCAAAAGAATACCACAGTCTAGAGacttttgaacatttttgcttttgggtGATTCTGTCATATATTCATAAATCCTAATTATTACTGTTAGTCATGCAATAACATGCCTAAACAACTTCAGGTGGTTTCTTAGTTACAACTTACTAGACTGTTGCCATTGTAGGTGTTATATAAATTTACTATCGTTTCTTTTCAGTTCTCTCTGACAACAGAATatatggggggggaaaaaatattgccagcctgtttttttttttcttttcttttcttttcttttttttttttaaagcttgttGCGACATCAACCGAGAGTTGTGCAAGTCTTGGAGTTGTGCCAAAACCTCAGACATGGTAAAAACCCGAAAGCTTTAAAAGTAAAATCTGCCCCTCCCTAGCCGAAACCTAATCTAACACCCCCAGATACTCTTTTTTATCCTGAGTTGAAACCCTGGAAGGAATTCAGAGTTGGCGGAGCTCATAGTCACTGTCAGGATGCAAGGCAATTAAATCCCATGGAAACTCAACAAAGCTAAGCAAGCTTTAAGCCTCTGGTAGAAGCCCGAACCAAGCCCTTTCCTGCAGAAGTAAACTGTTTCCACTGCAAAAAGTGATATTTTTCCAGTCACAGGAAACACTTTATGGTGCAATATCTTCAGAACATGGAGCAAACACTGACCTTTGTGAGCAACTGACTGATGTACACCATGGCTGGGGTGGTGACAGGGTGCCGGAAATCCGAAGTGGGAAACAACAGAGCCGTGATCTTCAAGTAAATGAGCTGTAAGACAGGACAAGACAAGACATACAACTTTGATCATCAAGTGGTTTGCCTTCAAAAGAGAGAAGATGGCTGTGACTGGCTTTGATTTTATGACCATATGCAACATTAATCCCCCTTACAGTGTCACAGAACACAGTGGGAGGACCACAAAAAAAGAACCTCACCATATCAAGGCCTGGGAGTGCTGTTCGACCCTTGACCTCTAGAGTTTCTGCCATATCATGGGCACTGTCACTCAGCAAGGTCTGCATGGCTTTACATGCAGCATTTGGGAACAGCTGGCAGAGGGCATATAACTGCCTGAGAAATAGGAAACAGGTGGTAACCAATGGCAATGCAGGAAACCATCTGTTGAaatagtactgtacactactttaCATAACAAATGctaattttcccttttttccccaagatcTATTTTACACCTATGTACCAAAGGTAAATCCTGTACTTCTTGCACTTTGTAATATTCCAGATtatgcgcaaaaaaaaaaaaaaaaaaaaaaatccaagacaTCAAAATTTAGTTATACAGCCAAAAATTATTACAAACTTAATTCAACAACATAAGTCATAATATAACAACAGTGCAAGAGGTAGTTACCTAATCATTGTGAGAAATATATAACTCTGAGCTATGTGTTTGTTATAGgttacaacaataataatatttatatagctgatACTTTTGTCTAAGGCAAAATAAAGTGTTAGATaacacagcaaacaaatttttactttttttgttcctGGGTAGTAAGTGTTATTTCCTTATTGCTTATGCCTAAAAAGTATAGAAAATGCCTATTATTCCCTTCGAACTTTGCTTTTGTGACCAGGAACTGATACTTTgaaatttacctatttaaatgggaaaatgggagaacttgcacattttcattcacataaaGTCAGAGAAAACATGTAAATCAAAATTAACATATATTTATACTAAAGATAtacaaaaatgaccacaaaagATTTAGAAGTTAGCAGTTTTTTGAGATTTACgattatactgtaaatcactttcatGAATCAGCCCCCAAATACAGTCTTCCATCATGTTCTCATTATATGGTCCGTGGTAGTGGCCTTCAAAGTCCACTACATCCTGGTGGAAACGCCTTGCTCCTCCAAATACGCTCCAATGTTCTCCTTGAATTTATCAAGATGAGTATCAAGGATATGGACTTTGAGGGACATTTGCAGACCATTTTGCCTTAGTTCTTCACCAAAGTCTCAATCTGCTCCGTATAGTTTTCAGCCTTTTTGTATAATATTTTTCTATAGCTTCagtataaatacatgttaattttgattcatgttgtttttttctgacttggtgtgaatgaaaatgtgcaaattttttCTCCCATTGGAAATagttacatttcaaaatatcaatGTCCTGGTCAAAACAGCAAAATCTGAAGGGTATAATAGCCAATTTCTATACTTTTAGGCATAAGCAATTAGAAAATAACATTTACcacaaaggaacaaaaactgtCTTATAGTGTAATCAACttcacaatcatttacccatttatacagcatgatactctttttcaatattaattcagggtaagtactttgatcaatgTAACtactgcaggagtgggatttaaaccagggaccttcagatAATAAACACTGTGCTACCCATCACCCCTCAAAtaattcaaaaattaaatttcagattaaaaaaaatcttttctggGTTTAAACCATGTCATCTTGGGTTTAACAACAACTTTCATTGAATTTTTCCCATTAAGAATCCCACTGTGAGTAtcttaaaaacaggaaaaaacatattttaaagcaTCTTAGACAACTTAATATTGCATGGCTTTAATTatcctgtttaattttttagtgCAATCAATGAGGCTGTTTTAGAAATTCAGAAAATACAAAGGATACAACGCCACAGATCATTTCTCTTTAATAAAAGGTAGCAAAAcctttgggacagctggtagcgtagtggttagagccgttacctttggacccaaaggttgcaggttcgatcctcgcctctagctgtagtacccttgagcaaagtacttaccctaaattgctccagtaaaataacccagctgtacaaatgggtaaataattgaagatagactagcattgtaagtcactgtgaggaaaacagcatcagctaaatgtaaaacactgctTCTGTAACTGATATAAGTAATTAACAATGCCTGGTTCAAATGACACCTCAGCCCATGTGTTTTGCAGACAGATACTGGTGTGCTGGCAGAAATCACACTGCAGAGGCACGGAGACAGACGGGATACTCACGGCACCAATTTGTTTACTGTGCTGAGTTCTGGAGGACATCTAGTGGCCAGCTCTCCCACATACTCCAGAAGAAAGTCAAAGAGTTTCTGAAGAATAAAAGACATCAAGCTGATGGCCCAACAAAAGGAAGGACAGCTACAAGGTGTTCAGTCCTTCACAGAAGGAAACTACAGAGGACAAACCTGCAGTTTGAGCTTGTTGCCCATGCCTAGACTAGGGTGGTTACACTTCTGAATCCTATCCACAATTAGGCACTGCTCCTCAGTAGTATGTCCATGGAGAAGGGACTTCAACTCACTGTAGCTCTCGGGTGCTGAAAGAATAACGAAATAAAAAAtactacttttttttatttaaatctatATAACTGAGTGGGCTGcaaaaatgcatgcatttttttctagtaaaaaagtatgtaaatgGAAATTACAGTAGCTCCCCCGTGCATGATATGGAAAAAACAGACTCCGCTTATGAACACAAATGGAATTCGATGGctatatgaaatgtattttgttagttttaccactaagtcacaaagAACAGGCAAAGATACaggcaaaaaaattttaaaaatgctccaAAAcctttcatcattttttttctatttaagtttgagatacattaaaattaaaactaatatttttaaaaaaagaaaacgagcTGTAAAAACTGGGGAAGCAAGCTGAACTAAGGCAGTCCCATGTTCTTACTCTGAGTAAATATTTCTAACACTTTGCAGCTCACCATATGAATATGGGTCACATTCATTCTGCTAAagacagacattttaaaaagcaaacaagtgaagaacacaaaactgaaaaatgctttaactggtaaaaccataaaaaaaaaaaatcttcaaaaatttgtaactaGACCATTTGCATCTTCAGAAGTCTGTTTTGATTTAATGGCATCAgtacaaaaatgtcattttaggAGTACATGACAACTCATCTATTACGCTTACTGAGCTGTGATGTCTGCTGCACTCCGCACCTCTTAACATTTACACAAAGCCAAATACTCTGtctgaaaattatttatatatttacttacaCACCTGAAAATCATCACCATTTCAAACAAGTAGTAGTTCCACAAATACAAGTGAAAGAACTAAACACGAGTGCTGCCTGAAACAATTTGCCCAAGGCATCCGTATAGCTTTCATTTGTTGGGCGGGAAGGAAGTCACTAAGGGCTTCTGGGTGCTCCCCTACCACACACAGGTATTTATGCCAAAAAAAGACCAAATGTCCAATGTATGATCAGAGCTTATTAGCCAATCAAGTTCAGGACAGAAACAAACGGTCCAATAACGTGCATACAGAAGCACACTCTGCTTATGCCATTCATAAATTCCctacataaataaagaaaacttaAAACACTAAAGACACGGTAATGTTCCACCCCAGGTACTAAAACAAGGAGGTACACAGTAGGAGACAGGGGAGTCAGGGATAGGGTGTTCTGGCCTGGGTGCCAGAAAGATAAGGAAGCTACCAGACTAACCCAGACAGAGCTTTTACTACAGAGGAACTTTCCAGAGTTTCCCTGCACCTACCAACAAAGGTGTATGGGAGCTCTGCTCTGGCAGCCTCCTGCAGCGCTAGCTTCTCCTCCTCACTCAAGGAGCTGCAGGGTTTTGTGGGGGCCTCCTCTCCTGCTGGcccctcctcatctcctccCTCTTGCTCGCTGTCCTTATCCGATTCGAGGTCAGAGTGACCAGACTCTCCATCaatgtcctcctcctcttccgcCTCCTCCCCACTGttgtcatcaccatcatcatcctcttcttctttgtCATCACCCTCATCATCTCCTTCTgcatcttcctcttctttctccacCTCATCTTCCAAATTCCACTTTCCATCCTAAGGTAAAAGGCAGGGGGGTATCCACACAGTGATAACGCTTGTTACGGAACATCCTACGTGGCAAGTTTAATATTCAACAAAGGATCATAGGGATATGGATCATGCCCATTGACTCACATGATAGGAAAGCATCCGTTGGTCATCTTTGTTCAGAAGGAAGCCATCATTCAGGTCGTCAGCCGAAAGGTAGGTTTGTTTTGTGGTACTATCCTCCTCAGTATCACCCTGCATTCTGCGCTGTCTATCAGCCTTGCgaacaacaaacatcactaGATATTAACACATGGAATGCTGAGGCTTTCACATACACTGTCACAGTGACATTACTTTTCActgtataatgtaatataatgctTAATACACACAAATTTCAGGTTTCTTAATATAAACTACATTGTAAACTGAGCAACAAAAGCCATTTCTCCTAAATTTATAACATTAAATCCTCATGAATATTCCCCAGACTTTTACATGTTTTGCCTAAGTGAATTCTACTTCTCTTTTCACACAGGCTAGGCTATAAAAACATGGGACACACAATACTGTGTGTCTGCTTTGAGGGTCTCAGTATGTATATGCAAAGGGAAACTGATGAGCAGTAATATGTTACATGTCTGTCTGAAATTCGCCCCATGGAGTACACCGCAACTACAAAAAACGTCTCATTGATCTTCAAGTGCTTATACTTTGATTCATTTTAGTGCCACGGAAATAAAAGAGCCAGATTTGTTTAAAACTCTCTCAAGACTTTTATGActtagtttgttttattttcttgtgtttagTTTTTACATACATTGATGTGGTGATGCTgtttgatccccccctccccattcacCAACGTAGAGTAtcgattacatttacatttattcatttagcagatgttttcccccaaagcgaccagcaaatcagagtaaactaagtgcattttaccaacaaaaagatacacatgcagacacacaaagatGCTCTGTATCAATAAAAATGGTCTCTCATACATTTCTCATAATGACAAAGCGCAAATCAAATAGTTCTGCCCACACAATGTGCCTTCCAGATACCAAGCAGAGTGAGGAAACCCTGGCCAAACCTCCAACTTCTGCAGCCTGTCACGCTCCTCCCTGGCCAGCTCCTCCTGTGTCTTCATTCTCTCTGAGGGCTGGGCCTTCATTTCAAATGCCAGCTCCCGAACGGTCATGTCATACTCATCTGGCTGAGGGATGGAATGGATGAAGGAAAACTTGGGAATGTCGTCTTTCACAAAGCACCCACTACGTGCTGGACTGTTGAAGCTTACAATACACAGAGTGGATCCACACATTACTTGATGGGACCCAATTCTAGAGGAATTTCATTAGTTTTGTGTGTTCTACAACCATATAAG encodes the following:
- the nop14 gene encoding nucleolar protein 14, with product MGKPQKKKSVADRVRKVKASTEIKNNPFEVKINRKKFDVLGQKTKHDVGLPGVSRSKAIKKRKETLLKEYKLKDKSNKFVDRRIGEYDSQMDPEDKILKRFALERQRTQGKRSIYNLNEDEELTHFGQSLADIEKLNDVVDSDSDSEERGLLSAELTASHFGGGGGLLRKKAPGESGDEGSQKPKSRQELIEELILKSKQEKRERQTQKEESQELTEKLDQDWKSIQGLLAHKTPKAERKELEEKPKPDEYDMTVRELAFEMKAQPSERMKTQEELAREERDRLQKLEADRQRRMQGDTEEDSTTKQTYLSADDLNDGFLLNKDDQRMLSYHDGKWNLEDEVEKEEEDAEGDDEGDDKEEEDDDGDDNSGEEAEEEEDIDGESGHSDLESDKDSEQEGGDEEGPAGEEAPTKPCSSLSEEEKLALQEAARAELPYTFVAPESYSELKSLLHGHTTEEQCLIVDRIQKCNHPSLGMGNKLKLQKLFDFLLEYVGELATRCPPELSTVNKLVPQLYALCQLFPNAACKAMQTLLSDSAHDMAETLEVKGRTALPGLDMLIYLKITALLFPTSDFRHPVTTPAMVYISQLLTKSHVSSLEEVTSGLALCCLTVEYVTLSQRFVPELINFLLGILHLAVPNKRSIGYCLVPPFRLSGKNCNLLVVQNMAHTESWSRKRLPLSGVQGLKLKDELEKDHYRLSSLTTCLDLVKRCTLLYKSLPSFSHIFQSIRILLAKHLPIEGHPRFIQDLHREVLEAVSVPSVLQPPLVFSKRKPIPLKLFTPKIVEVLDYGKKRGSSKQERERERLKHKYKREFKGALREIRKDTKFLATEKLTEVMERDAERKRKVKELFGSLATQEGEWKALKRRKK